Proteins from a single region of Amycolatopsis sp. CA-230715:
- a CDS encoding DeoR/GlpR family DNA-binding transcription regulator: MRSLDEFEREQGILLDLEASGRVSVNELSDRFGVSAVTVRKDLDALERRNLLRRVRGGAVGVGTTDEGAWAMRVRHSHAAKQAIARRAAALVDHGDVIAMDSSTTAYHVATELVDRRNLVVITNGLRVATLFMEQTNSMVLMPGGVLRRSAESMVGPIGDLLTGRGRIDKGFFGLVGLSPENGLMDVSPDEAQTKAFIAGVCDRVYGVFDSSKAGRFAIHPFVRPDGVDALITDDGIAPKVVADWAAIGVPVRIAEVERPLGGTA, from the coding sequence TTGCGATCACTCGACGAATTCGAGCGTGAGCAGGGCATTCTGCTCGATCTCGAGGCTTCGGGCCGGGTCTCGGTCAACGAGCTGAGCGATCGCTTCGGCGTGTCGGCGGTGACGGTTCGCAAGGATCTCGACGCGCTGGAGCGGCGGAACCTGTTGCGCCGGGTGCGCGGCGGCGCGGTCGGGGTCGGGACCACCGACGAGGGCGCGTGGGCGATGCGCGTCCGGCACTCGCACGCGGCGAAGCAGGCGATCGCGCGCCGCGCGGCCGCACTGGTCGACCACGGTGACGTGATCGCGATGGACTCCTCGACCACCGCCTACCACGTCGCGACCGAACTGGTCGACCGCAGGAACCTGGTGGTGATCACCAACGGGCTCCGGGTGGCGACGCTGTTCATGGAGCAGACGAACTCGATGGTGCTGATGCCGGGCGGCGTGCTGCGCCGGTCCGCGGAATCCATGGTCGGCCCGATCGGGGACCTGCTGACCGGGCGCGGCCGGATCGACAAGGGCTTCTTCGGGCTCGTCGGCCTGTCACCGGAGAACGGGCTGATGGACGTCAGCCCCGACGAGGCGCAGACCAAGGCGTTCATCGCAGGCGTGTGCGATCGGGTCTACGGGGTCTTCGACTCCTCGAAAGCGGGTCGCTTCGCCATCCATCCGTTCGTGCGCCCCGACGGCGTGGACGCGCTCATCACCGACGATGGGATCGCGCCGAAGGTGGTCGCCGACTGGGCGGCGATCGGGGTCCCGGTGCGGATCGCCGAGGTCGAGCGGCCGCTCGGGGGCACCGCATGA
- a CDS encoding rhamnulokinase, with the protein MRTVAAVDLGAESGRVVRAGFDGTRFDIDVAHRFAHSPRTENGILRWDMDTLLREVTAGLTRLDAGGGTVDSVGVDAWGVDYGLFRVDGRMVDQPTCYRDPRQLDAMKRAVDAVGADAIYDATGVQLMPINTIFGLTSDLHDHPDRLAAAERLQMMPDVFHRLLSGSTGTEYTAASTTGALDMRTGRWATGLLAALGIPDHLLPEVIQPGTDVGALRGGFTRALSETRVIVPPAHDTASAVVAVPFTEPGALFISSGTWSLVGVETSRARVDASAKAVNLTNEGGYGGTIRLLRNVMGLWLLQECRKQWHREGADLGYAEIAELARAEPGLVSVVNPDSTDFLLPGDMPRRIQEYCARTGQPVPATVGAIARCAIDSLALGYRRVLDAITAVTGTRPPAVNIVGGGARHTLLSQLTSDATGLPVRCGPVEATAMGNAAVQLAALGEFGGVTEIRAAVADSADLTEYEPRARHDWTAAAALLDTLTNADGLYHRA; encoded by the coding sequence ATGAGGACCGTGGCCGCGGTCGACCTCGGTGCCGAAAGCGGCAGGGTGGTGCGCGCCGGGTTCGATGGGACCCGCTTCGACATCGACGTCGCGCATCGGTTCGCGCACAGCCCCCGCACCGAGAACGGGATCCTGCGCTGGGACATGGACACCTTGCTGCGCGAGGTCACCGCGGGGCTCACCAGGCTGGACGCGGGCGGCGGCACGGTCGACTCGGTCGGCGTCGACGCCTGGGGTGTCGACTATGGACTGTTCCGTGTGGACGGACGAATGGTGGACCAGCCCACCTGCTACCGGGATCCGCGCCAGCTCGACGCGATGAAGCGCGCGGTCGACGCCGTCGGGGCCGACGCGATCTACGACGCGACGGGCGTCCAGCTGATGCCGATCAACACGATCTTCGGCCTCACTTCGGACCTGCACGACCACCCCGACCGGCTCGCGGCGGCGGAGCGGCTGCAGATGATGCCGGACGTCTTCCATCGCCTGCTTTCCGGCAGCACCGGCACCGAGTACACCGCCGCGTCGACCACCGGCGCGCTCGACATGCGCACCGGCCGCTGGGCCACCGGGCTGCTCGCCGCGCTGGGCATCCCGGACCACCTGCTGCCGGAGGTGATCCAGCCCGGTACCGACGTCGGCGCGCTCCGCGGCGGGTTCACCCGCGCGCTGTCGGAGACCAGGGTGATCGTGCCGCCCGCGCACGACACCGCGAGCGCGGTCGTCGCGGTGCCGTTCACCGAACCCGGCGCGCTGTTCATCTCGTCGGGTACCTGGTCGCTCGTCGGCGTCGAGACTTCTCGGGCGCGCGTCGACGCTTCGGCGAAGGCGGTCAACCTCACCAACGAAGGTGGCTACGGCGGCACGATCCGCTTGCTGCGCAACGTGATGGGGCTGTGGCTGCTGCAGGAGTGCCGCAAGCAGTGGCACCGCGAGGGCGCCGATCTGGGCTACGCGGAGATCGCCGAACTCGCGCGCGCCGAACCCGGCCTGGTCAGCGTGGTGAACCCGGATTCGACCGATTTCCTGCTGCCGGGCGACATGCCGCGCCGCATCCAGGAGTACTGCGCGCGGACCGGCCAGCCGGTGCCCGCGACGGTCGGCGCGATCGCCCGCTGCGCGATCGACTCGCTCGCGCTCGGGTACCGCCGGGTGCTCGACGCGATCACCGCGGTCACCGGGACACGCCCGCCCGCGGTCAACATCGTGGGCGGCGGCGCGCGGCACACCCTGTTGTCGCAGCTCACCTCGGACGCGACCGGTCTGCCGGTCCGATGTGGACCGGTGGAGGCCACCGCGATGGGCAACGCGGCGGTCCAGCTCGCCGCGCTCGGGGAGTTCGGCGGTGTCACCGAAATCCGGGCCGCCGTCGCGGACTCCGCCGACCTGACCGAGTACGAGCCGCGCGCCCGCCACGACTGGACCGCGGCCGCCGCGTTGCTGGACACCCTGACCAACGCCGATGGTCTGTACCACCGAGCTTGA
- a CDS encoding autoinducer 2 ABC transporter substrate-binding protein produces MRTTIRNTVVVLGLVATLAAAGCTQKNSGGDAGGNAGGKHQIAFVPKLQGIPYFEAMNTGGKGAEQALGDATWLYQGPTQADAAAQTQIVRSFIQRGVQVIVVAPNDPNSMAPVLKEAQDKGIKVMTSDTDAPNSVRDAFVNQASTEQIGKALTDAMLKAMGGKGKYAIVSCGETAENLNSWIKVQKRYTAEKYPQAQIVDTVYAGEDQAKATQMAADLMNAHPDLTGLIGECTSSAPGVAQAVKDSNRIGKVFTVGLGTPKSMKPYLADGSSSSSILWDVEQLGYLTAWAGDQLAAGKQFQPVNKVSDKLPAVKWDAATKTLLLGDPLVITKDNADQFSY; encoded by the coding sequence ATGAGGACAACGATCCGGAACACCGTGGTGGTGCTCGGCCTCGTCGCCACGCTGGCCGCGGCGGGCTGCACGCAAAAGAACAGCGGCGGCGACGCGGGTGGCAACGCCGGCGGGAAGCACCAGATCGCGTTCGTGCCGAAGCTGCAGGGCATCCCGTACTTCGAGGCGATGAACACCGGCGGAAAGGGCGCGGAGCAGGCGCTCGGCGACGCGACCTGGCTCTACCAGGGCCCGACCCAGGCGGACGCGGCCGCGCAGACGCAGATCGTGCGCTCGTTCATCCAGCGCGGGGTGCAGGTCATCGTGGTCGCGCCGAACGACCCCAACTCGATGGCGCCGGTGCTGAAGGAAGCGCAGGACAAGGGCATCAAGGTGATGACCTCGGACACCGACGCGCCGAACTCGGTCCGCGACGCGTTCGTGAACCAGGCGTCCACCGAGCAGATCGGCAAGGCGCTCACCGACGCGATGCTGAAAGCCATGGGCGGCAAGGGGAAGTACGCGATCGTCTCCTGTGGAGAGACAGCGGAGAACCTGAACTCGTGGATCAAGGTGCAGAAGCGGTACACCGCCGAGAAGTACCCCCAGGCGCAGATCGTCGACACCGTGTACGCGGGTGAGGACCAGGCCAAGGCGACCCAGATGGCGGCGGACCTGATGAACGCGCACCCGGATCTCACCGGCCTGATCGGCGAGTGCACCTCGTCCGCGCCCGGTGTCGCGCAGGCCGTCAAGGACTCGAACCGCATCGGCAAGGTCTTCACCGTCGGCCTCGGCACGCCGAAGTCGATGAAGCCGTACCTCGCGGACGGCTCTTCGTCGAGTTCGATCCTGTGGGACGTCGAGCAACTCGGCTACCTCACCGCGTGGGCGGGCGACCAGCTCGCCGCGGGCAAGCAGTTCCAGCCGGTGAACAAGGTGAGCGACAAGCTGCCCGCGGTGAAGTGGGACGCGGCGACCAAGACGCTGCTCCTCGGCGACCCGCTGGTGATCACCAAGGACAACGCCGACCAGTTCAGCTACTGA
- a CDS encoding sugar ABC transporter ATP-binding protein — MKDISKRYGAVRAIGHADLVVEPGTVHALVGENGAGKSTLIKILSGAVTPDTGSIEFDGAPARIGATADAMALGIATVYQEPQLFRELTVSENIFLGRELRSGPRIDWAAQHERVVDLLDLLGLPSSEATSPVGDLSIAEQQQVSIAKALAGEAKLLILDEPSAILTDAEIEVLFGVVRRLKESGVAIIYISHRLDELFRIADEVTVMRDGATLGTYPIAELTVRQIAELMVGDVLDDERPTRTVPDGPPKLELSSLGLEGEFHDVDVTVKAGEIVALYGLVGSGVSEIANTVYGIDQATAGEIRLGGEPVRPTSPRHAQKLGIALLPADRKAQGMFSFQSIAFNISVGHLPLLSKFRLWMDRGRERTVAKDLIDRLAVKTPSERQPIGAMSGGNAQKVVLARQLVRRPDVLMLAEPTQGVDVGAKEEIHRIVTALADEGTAVLVVTSDLPEALRIADRLLVVRGGTTVAEFGHEASQVDVLAAAAGESEVRT; from the coding sequence ATGAAGGACATTTCGAAGCGGTACGGCGCGGTGCGCGCGATCGGGCACGCGGACCTCGTCGTGGAGCCCGGCACTGTGCACGCGCTGGTCGGGGAGAACGGTGCGGGCAAGTCGACGCTGATCAAAATTCTCTCTGGCGCGGTCACCCCGGACACCGGGTCGATCGAGTTCGACGGGGCGCCCGCGCGCATCGGCGCCACGGCGGACGCGATGGCGCTCGGGATCGCGACCGTCTACCAGGAACCGCAGCTCTTCCGCGAGCTCACGGTGTCGGAGAACATCTTCTTGGGCAGGGAACTCCGCTCCGGGCCGAGGATCGACTGGGCGGCGCAGCACGAACGCGTGGTGGACCTGCTCGACCTGCTCGGGCTGCCGTCTTCGGAGGCGACGTCCCCGGTCGGTGACCTTTCGATCGCCGAGCAGCAACAGGTGTCGATCGCGAAAGCGCTTGCGGGGGAAGCGAAACTGCTCATCCTCGACGAGCCGTCGGCCATCCTCACCGACGCCGAGATCGAGGTGCTGTTCGGCGTGGTGCGGCGGCTCAAGGAATCGGGTGTCGCGATCATCTACATCTCGCACCGGCTCGACGAGCTGTTCCGGATCGCGGACGAGGTGACCGTGATGCGCGACGGCGCCACGCTCGGCACCTACCCGATCGCCGAACTGACCGTGCGGCAGATCGCCGAGCTGATGGTCGGCGACGTGCTCGACGACGAACGTCCTACCAGGACGGTCCCGGACGGACCGCCGAAGCTCGAACTCTCCTCGCTCGGGCTGGAAGGCGAGTTCCACGACGTCGACGTCACGGTCAAGGCGGGGGAGATCGTCGCGCTGTACGGGCTCGTCGGGTCCGGTGTCTCGGAGATCGCGAACACGGTCTACGGGATCGACCAGGCGACGGCGGGGGAGATCCGCCTCGGCGGTGAACCCGTTCGCCCGACTTCGCCGAGGCACGCGCAGAAGCTCGGGATCGCGCTGCTGCCCGCCGACCGCAAGGCGCAGGGCATGTTCTCGTTCCAGTCCATCGCGTTCAACATCTCGGTCGGTCACCTCCCGCTGCTGTCGAAGTTCCGGCTGTGGATGGACCGGGGTCGCGAAAGGACGGTCGCGAAGGACCTGATCGACCGGCTCGCGGTGAAGACGCCGAGCGAGCGCCAGCCGATCGGCGCGATGTCCGGTGGCAACGCGCAGAAGGTCGTGCTCGCCCGCCAGCTCGTGCGGCGCCCCGACGTGCTCATGCTCGCCGAGCCGACCCAGGGCGTCGACGTCGGCGCGAAGGAGGAGATCCACCGGATCGTCACCGCGCTCGCCGACGAGGGCACCGCGGTGCTGGTGGTCACCTCGGACCTGCCGGAGGCGCTTCGGATCGCGGACCGGCTGCTGGTGGTGCGCGGCGGCACGACCGTCGCCGAGTTCGGCCACGAAGCGTCCCAAGTGGACGTTCTCGCGGCGGCCGCTGGCGAGAGCGAGGTGCGCACATGA